The Apium graveolens cultivar Ventura chromosome 10, ASM990537v1, whole genome shotgun sequence nucleotide sequence TAATAGCATACGTTTTCAGCCCTCGGGTAGCCAAAATGTGTTTTTTAACACTTTGACCTGTCTTGGTCCGAGTGTGGATAGCATTTCTCTTCTGCATGTCCATGGAGTTTTGAAAAATCCATGGGAAAAAGATCGGGTGAAAACCGGCCGGTTTAAGGGTAAAAGGTTACGTTTTCGGTACTTGAGGGCAAAAGGTATGGTAATGAAGTACAGGGGCGGATGGGTATATTGATGCAAACTTTGAGTTTTAAAAGGTCATTAAGCTAATATTTTATGATCATTATGGTTTGTCGAATGTCAACTGATAGCAGAtgtatttttgttttctttttatgTAGTTCTGGAACGAGATGTCGCAGGAAGCTCGTCAGAGGCTTATGAGAGTTGATAAACAAACCATGTTCGAGAAGGCTCGAAATGTCATGTTTTGTTCCAGATGTCATGGTTTTTTGCTTGAAGAGTTTTCGCAGATTGTTATGTACGGAAAATCCTCCCAGCAGAGGGGAGATTTTGGCTATTTTTCTCGCAACAGACTGGGATTAATCGCGAATTTTCAAAATGGTGATGGTTTGTCTAATGCAGATAGTTGTCAAGGTGATGATCAAGATCCTTTGGCCCACCCTTGGGGATGTCTTGCCTTGACTCGAGACGGGGCGCTTACTCTTCTGGATTGCTACTTGTTGTCGAGTTCTGTAAAGGGGATCCAGAATGTAATCACTAATCATCCTTTTTGCTCGTTATTTTAATCGTTTTTGTTTGTTTTGATTGTGTGGTAACTTATTATAGCGGCCTTGGCATTAGGTGTTTGACAATGCTCGTGCACGAGAGAGGGAGCGCAAGTTGAGTAGTCCTAATGCTTGTGGTGTAGGAGGTCGTAGATGGAAAGGACCTGGATCAAGGGAAACTTGTGCTGTGCATAACGCGCGGCTTCCTCCTGAAAAAATGGTTGAGTTTTGGTCAGCTCTGGGAAAAGAATCTCGGAAATCTCTTTTGAAGATGAAAGAAGAGGATTTTATGGAACGATTAGTATACAGGTTTGGGCATACCTTGCTATTGTACACGTCTAGAGTAGGGTTTTTGGTATGAATACATGAGGTCCATTAATTTAGGCATTGCTTATAATATATGCTATGTTAATGCTGTTAACAATCGCTTGCCCTAGACCATCCTTCTTAATTGAAAATACTAATTTTCTTCGTCAATAAACGTCTTCACCTTTTAACTGATTAATGAATTGGTTGTTCGAGTTTTTGTGTGTGTCTGCGCCTAAATGTCACGACTCTAGTTTTGACTTGTATATGTCCGAGAATAGAGGAATCTAAATTATGCTGATGTGCCAGGTTTGACAGGAAGAAATTTTGTAAAGATTGCAGAAAGAATGTTGTTCGGGAGTTTAAGGAATTGAAGGAACTGATGCGCATTAAAAAGGAACCTGGATTTCAGTGTGAGGTGTGTTTCGGTTTGGCAAATTTGTGTTGATGATGCTGTTTCATGTCACAGGCTTACAGCCGTGTTAATTTCTGTAGTAGTCTGACACAATATCATTTTCTTATTCTGTTTAGGTATCCAATGACACAGTCCAAGCTGATTGGAGCCATACATTTATAGACAATAATCGAATATACCATCACTTTGAGTGGGCAATTGGAAGTGAAAAAGGAAAATCTGACATTTCACCGTTTGAAAATGTTGGATTAAGTGGGATTGTTCAAGTAAACGGCCTAGATTTAAGGGGTTTGGATGCGTGTTATGTCACTTTAAGGGCATGGAAAACAGATGGAGACTGTACTGAATTTTCTGTTAAAGCTCATACATTGAAAGGGCAACAGTGTATTCATCGCAGGCTTCTGGTTTGTGATGGATTCGTCACAATTACAGAAGGAGAAAGTATACGAGACTTTTTCAAGCACGCAGAAGAGGTTGTCAAAGAGGTAACTAGGTTATACAAGGCTTGTTAGTTGTTATGTCTCTAAATTTGGTTTtaaatttgattaaattttttATTACCTATTCTCTGCAGCATGATTTAAATTACGATGTTGTTTACAGGATGATGATTTAGTGGACAATGATGGAAATAGGCTGGACGGAGAATGCTCTCGGACCCAAAAACATGCAAAGAGTCCTGAGCTTGCACGGGAATTTCTTCTAGACGCCGCTACTGTTATTTTCAAGGAACAAGTATGTACAATTTGCTGGAACCTGGAAGTTCTGCTGTAGTTTTTGTTTGTTATGTTGTTAATTGTTAAATATCTATTTTTACAAATATCACATTTCTATCTATTTTAGCTGGGATTCTGGGAATATCCCAACCAAATGTATTAGTGGTGATAGAGAAAACGTCAAACGGGTAAACTGTCAGAAATATATATTGAGATGGTGTCTATGTTATTAGGTATGTTTGCAGGAAGAATACCTTTTAAAGTGTACCTGTTTTTCTTCAAATGAAGATGGAGCCATGCTGTGCAGGGCTATTTTGAGTTGTTCATAGTTTAATGTTTCTCGTGTAGATATGTGACGTAAAAATCTCCTTCTGTTAAATTTTCTGTGTTAGAAAATTCTGTGCAAGTTTTCATCTGTTCATTGCAACTTGATGTATCAGGTGTGGTTATTTCAACCGTGCATTGACATATTATCGTGCAGGTTGAGAAGGCTTTCAGGGAAAGGACAGCGCGTCAAAATGCTCACAGTGTATTCATCTCTTTTGCACTAAAATTGGTTGAAGAACGTGTTCATGTTGCTTGCAAGGAAACACTTATACTGGAAAAGCAGGTACTATCTTACTAGCATGTTTTTACAGTCGTTTTGAATACTCTAAAGAATTAAGGGTGTCCTAATTAATTTATGTTACTAGATGAAAATTCTAGAAGAAGaagcaaaggaaaagaatgaAGAAGAAGAACGAAAGGAAAGGAGGAAAATTAAAGAGAAGGAGAAGAAGCTCCGAAGAAAGGAGAGAACAAGGAAAAATGAAAAAGATAGAGACGATTGTTCTCTCACTAATCAGCATTTAGCACGCGAGGATGAAATTGAAGAATCAACAGTTGATGATGAGAAGCCTGTTACTAATGCAACAGAGTTTATGTCATCCTGGCCTGTACCCCCACAAATCCAGGATGAGCAGCAAAGAAATGGGCGTGTCAGCAAAAATATTGACGACTTATCTGATGTCAGTCCTGCTGAAAACCTTGCTACCAGTAAAGACAAAGATGATTTTTCTGGATTTGATTATTCAAGGTACTCTGGACGCAAACTAAAAAACCGGTGTCAACAGGATACAACCTTAAAATGCTCTGTTGACAAATCTGAGCAAAGTTATTATCATAATCAAATTGGTAGTTCTGCAAGGACTATCAGTGGACTGGATAAGCATCCTAGAAGTAGTGCTGCAACATCAATTATTAAAGCCAGTGGCCCTAAACTTTACGAAAAGGTGCATTGCTCTAATAGGATGTGTGACAGAGGTGACTTGCAAGCCCCTAGATGTTATCAGCATAGCGATTACAGAGGCAAGGTAGAGCCATGCTGTATAAAGATGCAGGCAGGTCAGAAGTATATTTGTAAGCCTCAATCTGCTTCTTTGGATATGTCCAGACCATCTAACTTGGCAAATAAACTCACTCTAGGAGACTACATTACTAGTAGTTGTGGTAGTAAAAAATCCGAAGATAGAGAAGCCTCACAAATCTTTCAGGCTGGGGTTCATAAATGCGAAGACTCTGTAGTGGATAAAAAGCAAATAGAAACTGGAGGTGAGCCTATTAGAAGCTGCCCGTTGGAAAAGAGTAGAATTCATGTTCCTGCAATAGTACCAAAAGAAAATGTCAATGACAACACTGATGTTACTCATATGAATGTGCAAGCTCAGCACATCCATGTAGCTGCATTACCCTCCCATAGCCTGCAGAGGGATGTTCAAGCAAAGCAGGATCCTACGCAAACACAAGCAAATGCATCAGTCGAGAAAAACTTAAACATCGACATATCACAAGCTAATGACAAGGATTTCTCCCTTTTCCATTTTGGCAGTCCATTTGCTCTTGCTGATGCATACAAATCAGATTCTCTTCCAGAGTATGCTGTTGGAGGTCTTTCTTTAAACAAGACTAACCAAGATAGTAAAGGTAATCTCACATGCAATACAAAAGATTTCATTGAAGAATACAATCTATTCGCGTCTTGCAAGGGAATATCATTTCCTATCTTCTAAGTTAGGAATGAGAAGGTTCCTGTGGCCTCTGATACTTCAGTCTGGAATGTGTCCTCTCCATGTCCAAACCAGTAAGCTTTTTCTCATAGGAAAATTTATCAGTCTGGATTGTTCATTTGTTTCATTTATCTTCCTTTTGGTAAAAAGTGCAGTTGcgaatttaaattgtttgatttTTTTAGCATATCAGTTCATTTCTTCTGTAAAAATAAATGGATTAGTGGGGATTACCAGGCATAATTTGTGAATGCTGCTTGTTGATTATCAGACATTCAGACCTTTGATCACTTGTCAGAGTCGGATGATTAaacaatttttatttttattttgttccTGGACTCGCTATAAGGCCCAAACCAACAACTGTCCAATTCTTACAAATTATGTGTTTGATCCAATTTTCTTATATAGCCCAACCCAATAAGACATTATATTTAAAAGATATGAGatagattttgataaaagaaAACATGCAAGAAAAAATTTACAACATGCTTCATCACCGAGTCTCGTTATAATATAATAAAAGATTAAGCACTCTTATCTATTAAAGATCATTACAAAATTTCAAAATACATGATCAAAATACTACTAATTTCAATCAATATCTAACATAGAAAACATAGATACTCCATCTAAAATGAAATCTAAATATTATGTACTTTTGTCATTTACCAAAGATATCATTTCCCAAAGATATCAGAGCTTAAATACAGACACTTTGAGAACTGAATTTTGTTTGAAAGATTGGATTTGACCAAATAAGTAACATAAATTTGGAATTgaatttttatttcaaaatcaaaatattaatattagAATTCATTTGAAAATTTAAATTGGCAACTCCGATCATAACATTCAAAACCTATAGTTTATCTAATAAATATTGGAAATTGATAGATAAACTCCaaaatctcttctatatataataggagaacaaaggtataatttcatgagattaaaaagtctcattgaaatgACTAAATTAAATTGAAAAAACTAAATGTCTCATTGAAAAGGCTAAATTAAATTGAAAAAACTAAATTACAAGACTAAATTAAATTGAAAAAACTAAATTACCCCTGTTTGTaagatttatataaaaaatatggTTTGTGGGAATCAAACTCAAGTTATTTCACTTAACTATACAACTtcttaccactacaccatattgtgctttttatcatacacataatgtgctaaattaatattttatttaaatttaaatatatttatttgaattccgcaaaaaaaaatagttatttgaatatttgtacaattaattttaaagaattgatttccatatataaaattaggcatagt carries:
- the LOC141689219 gene encoding uncharacterized protein LOC141689219 isoform X1; its protein translation is MPELTQRNESVEFWSNDVSYNQLQMFWNEMSQEARQRLMRVDKQTMFEKARNVMFCSRCHGFLLEEFSQIVMYGKSSQQRGDFGYFSRNRLGLIANFQNGDGLSNADSCQGDDQDPLAHPWGCLALTRDGALTLLDCYLLSSSVKGIQNVFDNARARERERKLSSPNACGVGGRRWKGPGSRETCAVHNARLPPEKMVEFWSALGKESRKSLLKMKEEDFMERLVYRFDRKKFCKDCRKNVVREFKELKELMRIKKEPGFQCEVSNDTVQADWSHTFIDNNRIYHHFEWAIGSEKGKSDISPFENVGLSGIVQVNGLDLRGLDACYVTLRAWKTDGDCTEFSVKAHTLKGQQCIHRRLLVCDGFVTITEGESIRDFFKHAEEVVKEDDDLVDNDGNRLDGECSRTQKHAKSPELAREFLLDAATVIFKEQVEKAFRERTARQNAHSVFISFALKLVEERVHVACKETLILEKQMKILEEEAKEKNEEEERKERRKIKEKEKKLRRKERTRKNEKDRDDCSLTNQHLAREDEIEESTVDDEKPVTNATEFMSSWPVPPQIQDEQQRNGRVSKNIDDLSDVSPAENLATSKDKDDFSGFDYSRYSGRKLKNRCQQDTTLKCSVDKSEQSYYHNQIGSSARTISGLDKHPRSSAATSIIKASGPKLYEKVHCSNRMCDRGDLQAPRCYQHSDYRGKVEPCCIKMQAGQKYICKPQSASLDMSRPSNLANKLTLGDYITSSCGSKKSEDREASQIFQAGVHKCEDSVVDKKQIETGGEPIRSCPLEKSRIHVPAIVPKENVNDNTDVTHMNVQAQHIHVAALPSHSLQRDVQAKQDPTQTQANASVEKNLNIDISQANDKDFSLFHFGSPFALADAYKSDSLPEYAVGGLSLNKTNQDSKGNLTCNTKDFIEEYNLFASCKGISFPIF
- the LOC141689219 gene encoding uncharacterized protein LOC141689219 isoform X2 translates to MSQEARQRLMRVDKQTMFEKARNVMFCSRCHGFLLEEFSQIVMYGKSSQQRGDFGYFSRNRLGLIANFQNGDGLSNADSCQGDDQDPLAHPWGCLALTRDGALTLLDCYLLSSSVKGIQNVFDNARARERERKLSSPNACGVGGRRWKGPGSRETCAVHNARLPPEKMVEFWSALGKESRKSLLKMKEEDFMERLVYRFDRKKFCKDCRKNVVREFKELKELMRIKKEPGFQCEVSNDTVQADWSHTFIDNNRIYHHFEWAIGSEKGKSDISPFENVGLSGIVQVNGLDLRGLDACYVTLRAWKTDGDCTEFSVKAHTLKGQQCIHRRLLVCDGFVTITEGESIRDFFKHAEEVVKEDDDLVDNDGNRLDGECSRTQKHAKSPELAREFLLDAATVIFKEQVEKAFRERTARQNAHSVFISFALKLVEERVHVACKETLILEKQMKILEEEAKEKNEEEERKERRKIKEKEKKLRRKERTRKNEKDRDDCSLTNQHLAREDEIEESTVDDEKPVTNATEFMSSWPVPPQIQDEQQRNGRVSKNIDDLSDVSPAENLATSKDKDDFSGFDYSRYSGRKLKNRCQQDTTLKCSVDKSEQSYYHNQIGSSARTISGLDKHPRSSAATSIIKASGPKLYEKVHCSNRMCDRGDLQAPRCYQHSDYRGKVEPCCIKMQAGQKYICKPQSASLDMSRPSNLANKLTLGDYITSSCGSKKSEDREASQIFQAGVHKCEDSVVDKKQIETGGEPIRSCPLEKSRIHVPAIVPKENVNDNTDVTHMNVQAQHIHVAALPSHSLQRDVQAKQDPTQTQANASVEKNLNIDISQANDKDFSLFHFGSPFALADAYKSDSLPEYAVGGLSLNKTNQDSKGNLTCNTKDFIEEYNLFASCKGISFPIF